A window of the Podospora bellae-mahoneyi strain CBS 112042 chromosome 6, whole genome shotgun sequence genome harbors these coding sequences:
- a CDS encoding hypothetical protein (EggNog:ENOG503P1WY; COG:S) has product MRPVDKSSQDVESQWTGVSPSSPLLPKSQQPQHSPVLNSTPLSWIKGIPFLIWQFTENDFPTFILPNSAFGIFGALAGPRLFSDETGPTVSEVLWRVPIVVIYNWYMTFIFDLANQRGADSVEEDRINKPWRPIPSGYATMEHARLLLLSSIPLAMAMNWYLGVFSEGMWILVLVWMYNDLRGGDHMLRDPLIAAGSLGFNGGSLRLAGGVGRTVNDEGHLWTVMIAAVILTTGYIQDLKDQVGDRLRERKSVPILIGDGLCRAVIGAFILSWSFACAYFWRLKLWAFVVPVLLGAGIGMNGLLRRNREADYATWRTWCFWLIVLFMLPTLSRF; this is encoded by the coding sequence ATGAGACCAGTAGACAAGTCAAGTCAGGATGTGGAGAGCCAATGGACTGGCGTATCTCCCAGCTCacctctccttcccaaatctcagcaaccacaacactCGCCCGTCCTCAACAGCACCCCCCTCTCTTGGATAAAAGGTATACCCTTCCTCATCTGGCAGTTTACCGAGAACGACTTTCCAACGTTTATTCTTCCCAACTCTGCGTTTGGTATCTTTGGTGCCCTCGCTGGGCCTCGGTTGTTCTCGGACGAAACAGGGCCCACCGTCTCTGAGGTCCTCTGGCGGGTACCTATCGTGGTAATCTACAACTGGTATATGACCTTCATATTTGACCTCGCCAACCAGCGTGGCGCCGATTCGGTCGAGGAAGACAGGATCAACAAGCCCTGGCGGCCCATACCTAGTGGATATGCCACCATGGAACACGCAAGATTATTGTTGCTCAGTTCGATACCGTTGGCGATGGCAATGAACTGGTACCTTGGGGTGTTCTCCGAGGGAATGTGGATCCTCGTGTTGGTCTGGATGTACAATGACTTGAGAGGTGGCGACCACATGCTCAGAGACCCACTGATTGCGGCCGGCTCTTTGGGCTTCAACGGTGGAAGTTTGAGActtgctggtggtgtgggaaGGACGGTAAATGACGAGGGCCATTTGTGGACAGTCATGATTGCAGCGGTCATCTTGACCACTGGATACATCCAGGACCTCAAGGATCAAGTCGGGGATAGACtgcgggagaggaagagcgTGCCCATTCTGATCGGTGATGGGCTGTGCAGGGCTGTCATCGGTGCCTTCATCTTGTCCTGGTCATTCGCCTGTGCTTATTTCTGGAGGCTCAAGTTATGGGCATTTGTTGTTCCAGTCCTTCTTGGAGCCGGTATCGGGATGAACgggctgttgaggaggaacaggGAAGCGGACTACGCCACGTGGAGGACCTGGTGCTTCTGGCTCATTGTCTTGTTTATGCTACCAACACTGTCACGGTTTTAA